One Dreissena polymorpha isolate Duluth1 chromosome 9, UMN_Dpol_1.0, whole genome shotgun sequence genomic window carries:
- the LOC127846749 gene encoding uncharacterized protein LOC127846749, producing the protein MHKKSLRCVAVLVTIIVFLLFYMSVDPIVVRKKGRPFFGISHYKGTVKLLPYNASEKSTDLDAQGLPRQYDCRILVLVYNRAQSLLRLLESLNKAEYFGDNVKLEVWIDRSDSGYIDEATYEIAVGFRFLHGKYQVMCHENHVGIYGQWLSTWQPSVNSSEIAVFLEDDLTVSPFFYRYLKLVHKKYDKHPEVNGYALQGVSILHGYTKTPEMLKGPEDRKVFLYPVLGTWGFSPKKASWMRFLEWFSAINMDMNFQPYVPQNVATDWYRSFQREGLAGGMWSIWHIYFAWKNNEYTLYSNFEGHLGLTANWKEAGLHYKTKGGQPSNSLLTEWRPEYDSQPTFPKHFNILGQQKD; encoded by the exons ATGCATAAGAAGTCTTTGAGATGTGTCGCTGTGTTAGTAACAATAATTGTCTTTCTTTTGTTTTATATGAGTGTTGATCCAATTGTGGTAAGGAAGAAAGGCCGACCATTTTTCGGAATCAGTCACTACAAAGGAACAGTGAAGCTTTTACCATACAATGCCAGTGAGAAGTCAACCGATTTGGATGCTCAGGGCCTTCCAAGGCAGTACGACTGTCGGATACTAGTTCTTGTCTATAACAGAGCCCAGTCTCTGCTTAGACTGCTCGAGTCCTTAAACAAGGCGGAGTACTTCGGTGATAATGTTAAACTGGAGGTTTGGATAGACAGGTCCGATTCTGGTTATATAGACGAAGCAACATACGAGATCGCAGTAGGTTTCCGTTTCCTTCATGGAAAGTACCAAGTGATGTGCCATGAGAATCATGTAGGCATCTACGGACAGTGGTTGTCCACGTGGCAACCCAGTGTCAACAGCTCTGAAATCGCAGTTTTCCTCGAAGATGACCTAACAGTCTCGCCATTCTTCTATAGATATTTAAAGCTTGTGCACAAAAAGTATGACAAACACCCAGAAGTAAATGGCTATGCTTTGCAAGGGGTATCAATCTTGCATGGTTACACGAAAACCCCAGAAATGTTAAAAGGTCCTGAAGATAGGAAAGTATTCTTATACCCAGTGTTGGGTACTTGGGGATTTTCTCCTAAGAAGGCCAGCTGGATGCGGTTCCTTGAGTGGTTTTCTGCGATAAACATGGACATGAATTTCCAGCCATATGTCCCCCAGAATGTGGCTACAGACTGGTACAGGTCTTTCCAACGGGAAGGCCTCGCTGGGGGCATGTGGTCCATTTGGCATATCTACTTCGCCTGGAAAAACAATGAGTATACCCTGTACTCCAATTTTGAAG GTCACCTGGGGCTGACTGCAAACTGGAAGGAAGCAGGCCTCCACTACAAGACAAAAGGTGGTCAGCCGTCCAACTCGCTTTTAACTGAATGGAGACCTGAGTATGACAGCCAGCCAACATTTCCAAAACATTTCAATATCTTGGGACAACAGAAAGATTAG